From the genome of Camelus dromedarius isolate mCamDro1 chromosome 19, mCamDro1.pat, whole genome shotgun sequence, one region includes:
- the LOC105089199 gene encoding histone H2A type 1-A, with amino-acid sequence MSGRGKQGGKARAKAKSRSSRASLQFPVGRVHRLLRKGNYSERVGAGAPVYLAAVLEYLTAEILELAGNAARDNKKTRIIPRHLQLAIRNDEELNKLLDGVTIAQGGVLPNIQAMLLPKKTETHHHKVHCK; translated from the coding sequence ATGTCTGGACGTGGGAAGCAAGGTGGCAAAGCACGTGCTAAGGCCAAATCCCGTTCATCCAGAGCGAGCCTGCAGTTCCCCGTGGGCCGAGTCCATCGCCTGCTCCGCAAGGGCAACTACTCCGAGCGGGTCGGGGCTGGCGCGCCGGTGTACCTGGCGGCGGTGCTGGAGTACCTGACGGCCGAGATCCTGGAGCTGGCGGGCAACGCGGCCCGCGACAACAAGAAGACCCGCATCATCCCGCGCCACCTGCAGCTGGCCATCCGTAATGATGAGGAGCTCAACAAACTGCTGGATGGTGTGACCATCGCCCAGGGGGGCGTCCTGCCAAACATCCAGGCCATGCTGCTGCCCAAGAAGACAGAGACCCACCACCACAAAGTGCATTGCAAATAA
- the LOC105089141 gene encoding histone H2B type 1-A — MPELPSKSATVSKKGFKKAVTKTQKKEGKRRKRCRKESYSIYIYKVLKQVHPDTGISSKAMSIMNSFVTDIFERIAGEASRLTHYSKHSTITSREIQTAVRLLLPGELAKHAVSEGTKAVTKYTSSK, encoded by the coding sequence ATGCCAGAGCTGCCTTCAAAGAGCGCTACTGTTTCTAAGAAGGGCTTTAAGAAAGCTGTAACGAAAActcagaagaaagaaggaaaaaggcgCAAGAGATGTCGCAAAGAGAGCTATTCAATTTACATCTACAAGGTACTGAAGCAAGTTCATCCTGATACTGGCATCTCTTCAAAGGCCATGAGCATCATGAATTCCTTCGTCACCGATATCTTTGAGCGTATTGCTGGGGAGGCGTCGCGCTTAACACATTATAGCAAACACTCGACCATCACATCTCGGGAAATCCAGACAGCTGTGCGCTTGCTACTGCCTGGGGAGCTGGCCAAGCACGCCGTGTCTGAAGGTACTAAGGCTGTTACCAAGTACACCAGCTCCAAGTAA
- the LOC105089198 gene encoding histone H2A type 1-A produces MSGRGKQGSKARAKARSRSSRAGLQFPVGRIHRLLRRGNYAERIGAGAPVYLAAVLEYLTAEILELAGNASRDNKKTRIIPRHLQLAIRNDEELNKLLGGVTIAQGGVLPNIQAVLLPKKTESHHHKVHSK; encoded by the coding sequence ATGTCTGGGCGCGGGAAGCAGGGCAGCAAGGCACGTGCGAAGGCTAGGTCTCGCTCATCTAGAGCTGGCTTACAGTTCCCAGTAGGCAGAATCCATCGCTTGCTTCGTAGAGGAAACTACGCGGAGCGTATAGGGGCTGGTGCGCCGGTGTACCTGGCCGCGGTGCTAGAGTACCTAACTGCGGAGATCCTGGAGCTGGCAGGCAATGCATCCCGCGACAACAAGAAGACGCGTATCATTCCGCGACATTTGCAGCTGGCCATCCGTAATGATGAGGAGCTTAACAAGCTCTTAGGTGGTGTGACCATCGCTCAGGGCGGTGTCCTGCCCAACATCCAGGCTGTGTTGCTGCCCAAGAAGACCGAGAGTCACCACCACAAAGTGCACAGCAAGTAG
- the LOC105089142 gene encoding histone H2B type 1-A, giving the protein MPELTSKGSTISKKGFKNAVTKTQKKEGKKRKRCRKESYSVYIYKVLKQVHPDTGISSKAMSIMNSFVSDIFERIAGEASRLAHYNKRLTITSREIQTAVRLLLPGELAKHAVSEGTKAVTKYTSSK; this is encoded by the coding sequence ATGCCAGAGCTGACTTCAAAGGGCTCTACCATTTCTAAGAAAGGCTTCAAAAATGCTGTAACTAAAAcccagaagaaggaagggaaaaagcgCAAGAGATGTCGCAAAGAGAGCTATTCAGTTTACATCTACAAGGTGCTGAAGCAAGTTCACCCCGATACCGGTATCTCTTCAAAGGCCATGAGCATCATGAATTCTTTTGTCAGTGATATTTTCGAGCGCATCGCGGGCGAGGCATCGCGCCTGGCGCATTACAACAAGCGCTTGACCATCACGTCCCGGGAGATCCAGACGGCCGTGCGCCTGCTGCTGCCCGGGGAGCTGGCCAAGCACGCCGTGTCTGAGGGCACCAAGGCCGTCACCAAGTACACCAGCTCCAAGTAA